The Clostridiaceae bacterium HFYG-1003 genome includes a window with the following:
- the rpsI gene encoding 30S ribosomal protein S9: protein MAKVQYMATGRRKKSVARVRLVPGEGKVIINKREFENYFPMETTRLIVNQPLELVGMKATFDVLVNVHGGGTTGQAGAIRHGISRALVKSDENLKPELKRAGFLTRDSRMKERKKYGLKKARKSPQFSKR from the coding sequence ATGGCAAAAGTTCAATACATGGCCACAGGAAGAAGAAAGAAATCCGTTGCGAGAGTAAGACTTGTTCCCGGTGAAGGCAAAGTCATCATCAACAAGAGAGAATTCGAAAACTATTTCCCGATGGAAACCACCCGTCTGATCGTTAATCAGCCGCTGGAACTCGTTGGAATGAAAGCCACATTTGATGTCCTGGTTAACGTCCACGGCGGCGGAACCACCGGACAGGCCGGAGCAATCCGCCACGGAATTTCCCGCGCCCTGGTCAAATCCGATGAGAACCTCAAACCGGAATTGAAGAGAGCAGGATTCCTGACCCGAGATTCCAGAATGAAGGAAAGAAAGAAGTACGGCTTGAAGAAAGCTCGTAAGTCTCCTCAGTTCTCCAAGAGATAA
- a CDS encoding Na/Pi cotransporter family protein, with amino-acid sequence MKLSLELLNLFGSVALFLFGVKLLGEGLESVARGKLRELIGRLTQNPMGAFAVGLFLTLVLQFSSATVILAMGLVNSGIITLAQAAGIVLGANLATPLKNHILVFDTSFFMPVFFLIGAYLYIFAKEKKKRDLALIFLGLGIVLAGLRFLELSISVPEFAHDLEGITASLGDNWFFALLLGIGLTVLLQSSSATLAILIMLAANGSISLSASFPIILGANLGTTSTALLSSIGAQRDGKRVALLHFLFNLTGVLVLLPLSGVLIELSGRFSNGSQPLQIANLHLLFNLAMVLVVSPLIRPLIRLTDILPGRRQDVEVTTSPLLDSRMITSPTIAEEQVIQQTLRMADYARKNIRMAVDAFLQKDDRDFEEIQGNEDYINYLEIQITSFLVKLSAAEPTESGQEIVNLYQYVIEAINVAIDSFRYGDKNLASTIYDLERQIGRLEGTYRDQHIIRLNRGICTTTSGILFLDVISHLKRVGNHCVNICEVTLKSRHLP; translated from the coding sequence ATGAAATTGAGTTTGGAGCTGCTGAACCTGTTTGGCAGCGTCGCCTTATTTTTATTTGGAGTAAAACTTTTAGGGGAGGGACTGGAAAGCGTCGCTCGGGGAAAACTGCGGGAACTGATCGGACGCCTGACGCAGAACCCGATGGGAGCTTTTGCTGTGGGTCTGTTTCTGACCCTGGTGCTGCAGTTTTCTTCCGCCACCGTGATTCTGGCCATGGGACTGGTCAATTCGGGGATCATTACCCTGGCACAGGCCGCCGGGATCGTTCTGGGGGCGAACTTAGCCACCCCGCTGAAAAATCATATACTGGTCTTTGATACCAGCTTTTTCATGCCGGTCTTTTTTCTGATCGGGGCGTATCTGTACATATTTGCCAAAGAAAAGAAGAAGCGGGATCTGGCACTGATCTTTCTTGGACTGGGCATCGTGCTTGCCGGCCTGAGATTTCTGGAGCTTTCCATATCCGTTCCGGAATTTGCCCACGATCTGGAAGGCATTACAGCCTCTTTGGGAGATAACTGGTTTTTTGCGCTGCTCCTGGGGATCGGCCTCACAGTGCTGCTCCAGTCTTCCTCTGCTACGCTGGCGATTCTGATCATGCTGGCAGCCAATGGTTCGATCAGTCTGTCCGCCTCTTTCCCTATTATTCTCGGGGCGAATCTGGGAACGACTTCCACCGCGCTGCTCTCTTCCATTGGCGCTCAGCGCGACGGAAAGCGCGTAGCCCTGCTCCATTTTCTGTTCAATCTCACCGGTGTGCTGGTGCTGCTTCCGCTGAGCGGAGTTCTCATTGAGCTTTCTGGCCGCTTTTCCAATGGCAGCCAGCCCCTGCAGATCGCCAATCTGCATCTGCTCTTTAATTTAGCCATGGTTTTGGTGGTATCCCCCCTGATCCGTCCGCTGATCCGGCTGACGGATATCCTGCCGGGACGCCGGCAGGATGTGGAGGTAACGACTTCGCCGCTGCTGGACAGCCGGATGATTACCTCACCGACCATTGCGGAGGAGCAGGTGATTCAGCAAACGCTGCGCATGGCCGACTATGCCCGGAAAAATATCCGGATGGCGGTGGATGCGTTCCTGCAGAAGGATGATCGGGACTTTGAGGAAATTCAGGGCAACGAAGATTACATCAACTACCTGGAGATTCAGATCACCAGCTTTCTGGTCAAGCTATCCGCGGCCGAACCCACCGAATCCGGCCAGGAAATCGTCAATCTGTATCAGTATGTGATTGAAGCGATCAATGTGGCGATTGACTCCTTCCGCTACGGCGACAAAAACCTGGCTTCAACCATCTATGATCTGGAACGTCAGATCGGCCGGCTCGAAGGGACCTATCGCGATCAGCACATCATTCGGCTCAATCGGGGCATATGCACGACCACTTCCGGCATCCTGTTCCTTGACGTGATTTCTCATCTGAAGCGGGTGGGGAACCACTGCGTCAATATATGCGAAGTCACCTTGAAAAGCCGGCACCTGCCTTAG
- a CDS encoding SDR family oxidoreductase produces MEGKTGRGMHPADNKTELFPKGEEIIKEELAEQPGKENRMATEPIYEDVSVKGYGRLKDKVAIITGGDSGIGRAVAIAYAKEGAHLLLAYKDEHADADLTKAECEKHGVRVVTLAGDIGTPEFSRQIIARTMEEFGQLDILVNNAAEQHPQPSLLDITDEQLENTFRTNIFGMFCLTREALPHLKEGASIINTTSITAFRGNDQLIDYSSTKGAIAGFTRALAANLGAQKIRVNQVAPGPIWTPLIPSTFSGEGLDNFGRGGLLDRPGQPVELAEAYVFLAWDYASSFITGQTIHINGGEIING; encoded by the coding sequence ATGGAAGGAAAAACCGGACGCGGGATGCATCCCGCAGACAATAAGACAGAGCTGTTCCCGAAAGGGGAAGAAATTATTAAGGAAGAACTGGCAGAGCAGCCTGGAAAAGAGAACCGGATGGCGACGGAACCGATTTATGAAGATGTCAGCGTGAAGGGTTATGGCCGGCTGAAAGATAAAGTGGCCATTATTACGGGCGGTGATTCAGGCATCGGCCGGGCGGTTGCCATCGCCTACGCCAAGGAAGGCGCTCACCTGCTGTTAGCCTATAAGGACGAGCATGCCGACGCTGACCTGACGAAAGCGGAATGCGAGAAGCATGGCGTCCGGGTGGTGACACTGGCCGGAGACATCGGCACTCCGGAGTTTTCCAGGCAGATCATCGCCCGAACCATGGAGGAATTCGGTCAACTGGATATCCTGGTCAACAACGCTGCAGAACAGCACCCTCAGCCCAGCCTGCTGGACATCACCGATGAACAGCTGGAAAATACGTTCCGCACCAATATATTCGGCATGTTCTGCCTGACCCGGGAGGCCCTGCCCCATCTGAAGGAAGGTGCCAGCATCATCAATACCACATCCATCACTGCCTTCCGCGGCAATGACCAGCTCATCGACTACTCTTCCACCAAGGGAGCCATCGCCGGTTTTACCCGAGCTCTGGCCGCAAACCTTGGCGCCCAGAAGATTCGGGTGAATCAGGTAGCGCCGGGACCCATCTGGACGCCTTTGATTCCCTCGACCTTCTCCGGGGAAGGCCTGGATAACTTCGGCCGCGGCGGCCTGCTGGATCGTCCCGGACAGCCGGTGGAACTGGCAGAGGCTTATGTCTTCCTGGCCTGGGACTATGCCTCAAGCTTTATCACAGGTCAGACCATCCACATCAACGGCGGTGAGATCATCAACGGTTAG
- a CDS encoding GntR family transcriptional regulator, with product MELVLNKGSGIPLYKQVKHAITDKIRSKELSAGFKMPTERELSEHLKISRNTVSAAYKDLEKEGLLISRQGKGTFVAEESDRIIHGEVHERILHLVDAGMKEALDYGMEAKDFLHLVEQRVEEKLDLIRTASAVYIECNTEQARYFAQQIEAGTNMKCDPLTIADLIEMTDETRLLLYKAKVIVSTFNHVPEVLEYVESFGKTVLGVAINPDLKTIVRIARLPRETRLAFVCISDEFKSKVQQAFDNAGLTDLDLVYTNTQDPDQLERILADRDQIIVSPGRFRDVRTYVEQERIIPFLYNLDEGTLKTLKQNLLELNIV from the coding sequence ATGGAACTTGTTCTTAACAAAGGTTCAGGCATACCCCTGTATAAGCAGGTCAAGCATGCCATAACCGATAAAATCAGATCAAAAGAACTTTCTGCCGGCTTCAAGATGCCGACGGAACGAGAATTGTCCGAACATCTGAAAATCAGCCGCAATACCGTATCCGCTGCCTATAAGGACCTGGAAAAAGAAGGGCTTCTGATTTCAAGGCAGGGAAAGGGAACGTTTGTCGCCGAAGAATCGGACCGGATCATCCATGGCGAAGTTCATGAGCGGATTCTGCATCTGGTGGATGCCGGAATGAAGGAAGCTTTGGACTACGGCATGGAAGCGAAGGATTTCCTGCATCTGGTGGAACAGCGCGTCGAAGAGAAACTGGATCTGATCCGGACAGCCAGCGCGGTGTACATTGAGTGCAATACCGAACAGGCCAGGTACTTTGCCCAGCAGATCGAAGCAGGGACGAACATGAAATGCGATCCTCTGACCATCGCCGACCTCATTGAGATGACGGATGAGACCAGACTGCTGCTGTATAAGGCCAAAGTTATTGTTTCAACCTTCAACCATGTCCCCGAAGTGCTCGAGTATGTTGAGAGCTTCGGCAAAACCGTCCTTGGGGTCGCGATCAATCCCGACCTGAAGACCATCGTTCGGATCGCCCGCCTGCCGCGGGAGACCAGGCTGGCTTTTGTCTGCATCTCCGATGAATTCAAAAGCAAGGTGCAGCAGGCATTCGACAATGCCGGTCTGACCGATCTGGATCTGGTGTATACCAATACCCAGGACCCAGACCAGCTGGAACGGATTCTGGCAGACAGGGATCAGATCATCGTATCACCCGGTCGTTTCCGGGACGTCAGGACCTATGTCGAACAGGAGCGGATCATTCCCTTCCTGTACAACCTGGATGAAGGCACACTCAAGACCCTCAAGCAGAATCTCCTGGAGCTGAACATCGTCTGA
- a CDS encoding TIGR02206 family membrane protein, with amino-acid sequence MDLKAMLDYFFRGNWEDYRFPLFTPVHFLLMGLTLAGIWMIRNWREPLKRDPRQRLRRFLIGGLLLEQVTQYGWYALAGTFTLGDGLPLYICRTAILAILLALLTRQSWARHLAVYWGTFGGVLALVFPVVYPMHFPHVTSFTYFGGHILMVWAVAYLLAVEEIRLTRQGLIFSLFFTNAFNLFVLWLNPRIQGNYSYFEFPPMFSEQLSQLPRPVYLGAVFLIYNLLILLIHRVFRPTASPGQNPDNDRAAITAATHQNKE; translated from the coding sequence ATGGATCTTAAGGCGATGCTGGATTACTTTTTTCGCGGAAACTGGGAAGATTACCGGTTTCCGCTGTTTACCCCAGTCCACTTTCTGCTGATGGGACTGACTCTGGCCGGAATCTGGATGATCCGGAACTGGCGGGAACCCTTGAAGCGGGATCCTCGTCAAAGACTCCGCCGGTTCCTCATCGGCGGGCTGCTGCTGGAGCAGGTAACCCAGTATGGCTGGTACGCGCTGGCCGGGACCTTTACACTGGGTGACGGACTGCCCCTTTATATCTGCCGCACAGCCATTCTGGCCATTCTGCTGGCACTTCTGACCAGACAGTCCTGGGCCAGACACCTGGCGGTCTACTGGGGAACCTTCGGGGGTGTCCTGGCCTTAGTCTTCCCGGTGGTTTATCCGATGCATTTTCCCCACGTTACCAGCTTTACCTATTTTGGCGGCCACATTTTGATGGTCTGGGCCGTGGCTTATCTCCTGGCGGTGGAGGAAATCCGCCTGACCAGGCAGGGACTGATCTTCAGTCTGTTCTTCACCAATGCCTTCAATTTGTTTGTCCTCTGGCTCAATCCAAGGATCCAGGGAAATTACAGCTATTTTGAGTTTCCCCCGATGTTTTCCGAACAGCTGAGCCAGCTGCCGCGGCCGGTCTATCTTGGGGCCGTTTTTCTAATTTACAATCTCCTGATTCTCCTGATTCATCGCGTATTCAGACCCACAGCCAGTCCCGGACAGAATCCGGACAACGACCGCGCGGCCATCACCGCAGCAACCCATCAGAACAAGGAGTGA
- the rplM gene encoding 50S ribosomal protein L13, producing MKSYLAKAGEIERKWYVVDAAGKPLGRVASQVASILRGKNKPEFTTNVDTGDFVIIINAEKVVLTGKKLDQKMLRHHSLYPGGLKETPYRVVMEKKPEFAMTEAVRRMLPKGVLGRQMATKLKVYRGSEHPHAAQNPEVLELKY from the coding sequence ATGAAATCATATTTAGCGAAAGCTGGAGAAATTGAAAGAAAATGGTATGTCGTCGATGCTGCCGGAAAGCCTCTTGGTAGAGTGGCTAGTCAGGTTGCATCAATCTTGAGAGGAAAGAATAAACCTGAGTTCACTACCAATGTAGACACAGGTGATTTTGTAATAATCATCAATGCAGAGAAGGTCGTTCTGACCGGCAAGAAGCTGGATCAGAAGATGCTGCGTCATCATTCCCTGTATCCGGGCGGACTGAAGGAAACTCCTTACCGTGTGGTAATGGAAAAGAAGCCTGAATTCGCAATGACTGAAGCTGTCAGAAGAATGCTGCCCAAGGGTGTCCTTGGCCGTCAGATGGCAACAAAGCTGAAGGTATACAGAGGATCCGAACATCCTCACGCTGCACAGAATCCAGAAGTTCTGGAACTGAAGTACTAA
- the trkA gene encoding Trk system potassium transporter TrkA: MRIVIGGGGKVGTFLCQELSKANHDVFLIEMKEQILQDIIDMNDITGIVGNAADYETLMEAEIHRADMFIAVTSSDEVNMIAAILAKHLGAHHTTVRVRNPIYTNKNNMLNQGLGLDVLINPDYEAAFHIAGLIRNSHALNIESFSNNRVSLIELHIDPGSKLHNMPLVEFRQRFGAILVTVIERNGEVIIPDGTTRLQTGDNFFIVGERSAISNFYTLVGRSEKTIRSVLILGGGHISFYLAKLLESSGKEITILEVDPARAEELSEQLPFARILQGDGSDQDFLEEARISSYDCMVTLTGIDEENIIASLFGLHKGVQKIITKVNRTNILKLLQNQGIDAVVTPKFLVANRILKKVRSVESSRSSNVDDIYRIAGNNAEALMFTINKESRALNVPLRKLKIRKDAIIACILRGSQIIYPDGNTTIQSSDQVLVVTTSKLFDDIDDILEGKA; the protein is encoded by the coding sequence ATGAGAATTGTAATCGGAGGCGGGGGGAAAGTTGGTACGTTCCTGTGTCAGGAACTGTCCAAGGCCAACCATGACGTCTTTTTAATAGAAATGAAAGAACAGATCCTTCAGGATATCATTGACATGAACGACATCACCGGAATTGTGGGGAATGCGGCGGACTATGAAACGCTGATGGAAGCGGAGATCCATCGGGCGGACATGTTCATTGCCGTAACCAGCTCCGATGAGGTCAACATGATCGCGGCGATCCTGGCCAAGCATCTGGGAGCTCACCATACCACGGTCCGTGTCCGCAATCCCATCTATACCAACAAGAACAACATGCTCAATCAGGGACTGGGGCTGGATGTGCTGATTAATCCGGACTATGAGGCCGCCTTCCACATTGCGGGGCTGATCCGGAATTCCCATGCCCTGAATATCGAAAGTTTTTCCAATAACCGGGTCAGTCTGATTGAACTGCACATCGATCCGGGCAGCAAACTGCACAATATGCCCCTGGTAGAGTTCCGGCAGCGGTTTGGAGCTATTCTGGTTACGGTCATCGAGCGCAATGGCGAGGTGATCATTCCGGACGGCACCACCAGACTTCAGACCGGCGACAACTTCTTTATCGTCGGGGAGCGCAGTGCCATCAGCAACTTCTACACGCTGGTCGGCCGCTCTGAGAAGACCATCCGCAGCGTCCTGATTCTGGGAGGCGGCCATATTTCGTTCTATCTGGCCAAGCTCCTGGAATCCAGCGGCAAGGAAATCACCATCCTCGAGGTGGACCCAGCCCGGGCAGAAGAGCTGTCGGAACAGCTTCCCTTCGCCCGGATTCTGCAGGGTGACGGTTCCGATCAGGATTTTCTGGAAGAAGCCCGGATTTCATCCTATGACTGCATGGTCACTCTTACCGGAATTGACGAGGAGAACATCATTGCCTCGCTGTTCGGCCTCCACAAAGGCGTGCAGAAGATCATCACGAAGGTCAACCGCACCAACATCCTGAAGCTCCTCCAGAACCAGGGCATTGACGCGGTGGTCACCCCCAAGTTCCTGGTGGCCAACCGGATTCTGAAAAAAGTTCGCTCGGTGGAATCATCCCGGTCATCCAATGTCGATGACATCTATCGGATTGCCGGCAACAACGCCGAAGCTCTGATGTTCACCATCAACAAGGAAAGCCGAGCACTGAACGTCCCGCTGCGCAAACTGAAAATCCGCAAAGACGCCATCATTGCCTGCATCCTGCGCGGCAGCCAGATCATCTATCCGGATGGCAATACGACGATTCAGTCCAGCGATCAGGTGCTGGTGGTCACAACCAGCAAGCTGTTTGACGATATCGACGATATTCTGGAGGGCAAGGCATGA
- a CDS encoding DUF6198 family protein → MLMQLPRPTAKLAVRFLFYVIGLFILALGVAFSVNSRLGVSPVSSLPYVASLITGLNLGLMVMASYLIYIALQMILLGKKFRWIDLTQLLFSVLFGYFVDFTKVLLGDFRIPTYPGQLLMLGISMLLISIGVVLYVNVNLINMPMEALTVAVRDRLFPKRTFSDVKIMLDTTVVTTAILLSFLFLKNVSGVREGTVLSALLVGRIMKVIHPIIVPRLRKICF, encoded by the coding sequence ATGCTGATGCAGCTGCCGCGGCCCACGGCCAAACTGGCCGTTCGGTTCCTCTTTTATGTCATCGGCCTGTTTATCCTGGCTCTGGGCGTCGCTTTTTCCGTCAATTCCCGACTGGGTGTATCCCCGGTCAGCTCGCTGCCCTATGTCGCCAGCCTGATCACCGGCCTGAATCTCGGACTTATGGTTATGGCCAGCTACCTGATCTACATCGCGCTTCAGATGATACTCCTGGGCAAAAAATTCCGCTGGATCGATCTGACGCAGCTCCTGTTTTCCGTCCTGTTCGGCTACTTTGTGGATTTTACAAAAGTACTGCTGGGGGATTTCCGAATTCCGACTTACCCCGGACAGCTCCTGATGCTGGGCATCAGCATGCTCCTGATCAGTATCGGCGTCGTTCTCTATGTCAATGTCAACCTCATCAACATGCCCATGGAGGCTTTGACCGTGGCCGTACGCGACCGACTGTTCCCCAAACGGACCTTTTCCGATGTGAAAATCATGCTGGATACCACTGTGGTGACCACAGCGATTCTGCTGTCCTTTCTATTCCTGAAAAATGTGTCGGGGGTGCGCGAAGGAACCGTGCTCTCAGCGCTGCTGGTTGGACGCATCATGAAGGTGATTCATCCGATCATTGTACCCCGTCTGAGAAAAATTTGTTTCTAG
- a CDS encoding TrkH family potassium uptake protein, protein MNYGIVGWAIGRVLWVEASLMIFPVAVALIYGEAPINAWSFLITMVLLVICGALLGRKKPVIDKLYTKEGLVITGLSWVVLSFFGALPFFISGQIPSLVNALFETASGFTTTGASILTDVEALTHSMLFWRSFTHLIGGMGILVFTMAILPRMGDDTVHIMKAEVPGPVFGKIVSKTGSTARILYIVYLGMWALTVLFLMLGGMPLFDSMLHGFGAAGTGGFGIRNGSVLPYNSAYIEMVLGIAMILFGVNFNLYFFLLFGNWKTVYKNEELRWYLAIIAGAIVFISYNLKDLYGPLTERLRHVFFTVSSIITTTGFTTVDYATWPMQTHIILLLLMFVGAMAGSTAGGLKVSRIGILAKNALSELRRVREPKRTLVVRYENRAVMKSVTDSVLKYLVIYCIVFWGLVLLVSPDVPNFVSSFSAVAATFNNIGPGLGMVGPIYSYNDFSDFSKVVLTIGMIAGRLEIYPILLLFMKHTWKRY, encoded by the coding sequence ATGAACTATGGAATTGTAGGCTGGGCCATCGGGCGGGTTTTATGGGTTGAAGCCAGTTTGATGATCTTTCCGGTGGCCGTGGCTCTGATCTACGGCGAAGCGCCGATTAACGCCTGGTCATTCCTGATTACCATGGTGCTGCTTGTCATTTGCGGCGCGCTGCTGGGACGCAAGAAGCCGGTGATCGACAAGCTCTATACCAAGGAGGGTCTCGTCATTACCGGTTTGTCCTGGGTGGTGCTGTCTTTTTTCGGTGCTCTGCCCTTTTTTATCTCGGGCCAGATTCCGTCATTGGTCAATGCCTTGTTTGAAACAGCCTCGGGCTTTACCACCACCGGAGCCAGTATTCTGACTGACGTGGAGGCGCTGACACATTCCATGCTGTTCTGGCGCAGCTTCACCCATCTGATCGGCGGCATGGGAATCCTGGTGTTCACCATGGCCATCCTGCCCAGAATGGGAGACGATACCGTCCATATCATGAAGGCGGAAGTGCCTGGGCCGGTATTTGGCAAAATCGTCTCCAAAACCGGCAGCACCGCCCGGATTCTCTATATCGTCTACCTGGGGATGTGGGCGTTGACGGTACTGTTTCTGATGCTGGGCGGCATGCCACTGTTTGATTCCATGCTGCACGGCTTTGGCGCCGCCGGCACCGGCGGGTTTGGCATCCGCAATGGTTCAGTGCTGCCCTATAACAGCGCTTATATCGAAATGGTTCTGGGCATCGCCATGATATTGTTCGGTGTGAATTTTAACCTTTATTTCTTCCTGTTGTTCGGCAACTGGAAGACTGTGTACAAGAATGAGGAGCTGCGCTGGTACCTGGCCATCATTGCCGGGGCGATTGTCTTCATTTCCTATAATCTGAAAGACCTTTACGGACCACTGACCGAACGCCTGCGCCATGTCTTCTTTACGGTATCTTCCATCATTACAACAACTGGGTTCACTACAGTGGATTACGCGACCTGGCCCATGCAGACCCATATCATCCTGTTGCTGCTGATGTTTGTAGGCGCCATGGCCGGATCCACCGCCGGCGGTCTGAAGGTATCCCGAATCGGGATTCTGGCCAAGAATGCTCTGTCCGAACTGCGCCGGGTGCGGGAGCCCAAGCGGACCCTGGTGGTCCGGTACGAGAACCGGGCGGTCATGAAAAGCGTGACGGACAGCGTCCTGAAATATCTCGTGATTTACTGCATTGTCTTTTGGGGACTGGTGCTGCTGGTATCACCGGATGTGCCGAATTTCGTTTCAAGCTTTTCCGCTGTGGCCGCGACCTTCAACAACATCGGCCCGGGATTGGGCATGGTCGGACCGATTTACAGCTACAACGATTTTTCGGATTTCTCCAAAGTGGTTCTTACCATCGGCATGATCGCCGGCCGCCTGGAAATCTATCCGATCCTGCTGCTGTTCATGAAGCACACCTGGAAGCGGTACTGA